In the Sarcophilus harrisii chromosome 3, mSarHar1.11, whole genome shotgun sequence genome, one interval contains:
- the SRRM1 gene encoding serine/arginine repetitive matrix protein 1 isoform X12 translates to MDAGFFRGTSAEQDNRFSNKQKKLLKQLKFAECLEKKVDMGKVNLEVIKPWITKRVTEILGFEDDVVIEFIFNQLEVKNPDSKMMQINLTGFLNGKNAREFMGELWPLLLSAQENIAGIPSAFLELKKEEIKQRQIEQEKLASMKKQDEDKDKRDKEEKESSREKRERSRSPRRRKSRSPSPRRRASPVRRERKRSHSRSPRHRTKSRSPSPAPEKKEEIPELPEPSVKAKEPSIQEATSTSDILKAPKPEPIPEPKEPSPEKNSKKEKEKEKTRPRSRSRSKSRSRTRSRSPSHTRPRRRHRTRSRSYSPRRRPSPRRRPSPRRRTPPRRMPPPPRHRRSRSPVRRRRRSSASLSGSSSSSSSSRSRSPPKKPPKRISSPPRKTRRLSPSSSPPRRRHRPSPPASPPPKTRRSPTPQQSNRTRKSRGSVSPGRTSGKATKHKGTEKRESPSPAPKPRKVELSESEEDKGGKMAAADSVQQRRQYRRQNQQSSSDSGSSSSSEDERPKRSNVKNGEVGRRRRHSASRSASPSPRKRQKESSPRRRRRSPSPPPARRRRSPSPAPPPRRRRSPTPPPPPPRRRTPSPPPRRRSPSPRRYSPPIQRRYSPSPPPKRRTASPPPPPKRRASPSPPPKRRVSHSPPPKPRSSPVTKRRSPSLSSKHRKGSPPSRSTRETRSPLPNKRHSPSPRPRVPHTSASPTPLRRGASSSPQRRQSPSPSTRPIRRVSRTPEPRKAKKAASPSPQSVRRVSSSRSASRSPEPAAKKHQAPPSPTQSQSPSTNWSPAAPVKKAKSPTPSPSPARNSDQEGGGKKKKKKKDKKHKKDKKHKKHKKHKKEKAAAAAAAAAAVASTTTSAQEEPEAETEPKKETESEAEDNLDDLEKHLREKALRSMRKAQVSPQS, encoded by the exons AATCCAGATTCCAAAATGATGCAGATTAACCTGACTGGATTCTTGAATGGGAAAAATGCTAGAGAATTTATGGGAGAGCTGTGGCCCTTGTTGTTGAGCGCACAGGAAAACATTGCTGGGATCCCTTCTGCTTTCTTGgaactgaaaaaggaagaaataaaacaaagacag ATTGAACAAGAAAAACTTGCATCTATGAAGAAACAAGATGAAGACAAAGATAAGAgggacaaagaagaaaaggagagcagCAGAGAAAAAAGGGAACGATCTAGAAGCCCCAGAAG ACGCAAGTCCAGATCTCCTTCCCCCAGAAGACGAGCCTCCCCTGTCCGACGAGAGAGAAAGCGAAGTCATTCTCGATCTCCTCGTCATAGAACCAAGAGCCGAAGCCCTTCCCCTGctccagaaaagaaagaagaaatcccAGAACTTCCAGAACCTTCAGTGAAAGCCAAGGAACCTTCAATACAAGAGGCAACCTCTACAAG TGACATTCTGAAAGCTCCCAAACCTGAACCTATACCAGAACCGAAGGAACCttcaccagaaaaaaattcaaaaaaggaaaaagaaaaggagaaaacccGCCCAAGGTCTCGATCACGATCCAAATCGAGATCACGAACACGTTCCCGATCCCCTTCTCATACTCGACCTAGACGACGTCATAGAACACGATCGAG GTCATATTCACCTAGAAGACGTCCAAGTCCAAGAAGGCGGCCATCTCCTCGACGAAGAACCCCACCAAGACGAATGCCTCCTCCACCAAGGCATAGAAGAAGTCGATCTCCTGTGAGACG AAGGCGGCGCTCATCAGCATCTCTCTCTGGCAGCAGCTCGTCATCATCATCTTCCCGTTCCCGGTCACCTCCAAAGAAGCCACCCAAAAGAATCTCCAGCCCCCCTAGAAAAACTCGTAGGCTTTCTCCATCTTCAAGTCCTCCACGGCGAAGACATCGGCCATCTCCTCCAGCAAGCCCACCGCCAAAAACCCGTCGGTCACCAACGCCCCAGCAGTCAAATCGTACAAGGAAAAGTCGTGGCTCTGTTTCTCCAGGGAGAACCTCAGGTAAAG CAACAAAACATAAAGGTACCGAGAAAAGAGAGTCACCTTCACCAGCACCAAAACCTCGGAAAGTAGAGTTATCCGAATCGG AAGAAGACAAAGGTGGCAAAATGGCAGCAGCAGATTCCGTGCAACAGAGGCGACAGTACCGGAGACAGAACCAGCAGTCTTCTTCTG ACTctggctcctcctcctcctcagaaGACGAACGACCGAAGAGATCAAACGTGAAAAATGGAGAAGTGGGAAGACGTCGACGACATTCGGCCTCTCGGAGTGCATCCCCATCACCACGGAAACGCCAGAAAGAGTCCTCTCCTCg TAGGCGGAGAAGAAGTCCATCACCTCCACCGGCTAGACGACGGCGTTCCCCTTCTCCGGCCCCTCCACCCCGGCGGCGGCGATCTCCCACACCACCACCTCCACCACCACGGCGCAG gactccttctcctcccccacgTCGACGCTCACCTTCTCCAAGAAGATACTCTCCTCCAATACAGAGAAGATACTCTCCTTCCCCGCCTCCTAAGAGAAGAACGGCTTCCCCACCACCACCTCCCAAGCGAAGGGCATCACCTTCGCCTCCCCCAAAGCGACGGGTCTCCCATTCTCCACCTCCGAAGCCAAGAAGTTCCCCTGTTACAAAGAGACGTTCCCCTTCCTTATCTTCTAAGCATAGGAAAGGGTCCCCCCCTAGCCGATCCACCCGAGAAACCCGGTCTCCTCTACCAAACAAACGGCATTCACCTTCACCACGGCCTCGAGTTCCTCATACCTCTGCAAGTCCTACCCCACTCCGAAGAGGAGCTTCATCTTCACCCCAAAGAAGGCAGTCCCCATCACCAAGCACTAGGCCTATCAGGAGAGTCTCCAGAACCCCAGAGcccagaaaagcaaaaaa gGCTGCCTCACCAAGTCCCCAGTCTGTAAGAAGGGTCTCATCCTCCAGATCTGCCTCCAGATCTCCTGAGCCAGCAGCTAAGAAACACCAAGCACCTCCATCCCCCACCCAGTCTCAATCCCCATCCACGAATTGGTCGCCAGCAGCACCTGTCAAGAAGGCTAAAAGCCCCACACCAAGCCCATCCCCTGCCAGG AATTCAGACCAGGAGGGtggtgggaagaaaaagaagaaaaagaaggacaaGAAACACAAAAAGGACAAGAAgcacaaaaaacacaaaaaacataaGAAGGAGAAGGCTGCAGCggctgccgctgctgctgctgccgtaGCATCCACCACCACATCAGCCCAGGAAGAGCCTGAAGCAGAGACAGAGCCCAAAAAG GAGACTGAGAGCGAAGCTGAAGACAACCTGGATGATCTAGAGAAACACCTTCGGGAAAAGGCGCTGAGGTCGATGAGAAAGGCGCAAGTGTCCCCACAGTCCTAG